A window of Pungitius pungitius chromosome 19, fPunPun2.1, whole genome shotgun sequence genomic DNA:
AGGCTAAAAATcaggataaaaaataaagaccCTAAAAAGTACCTTTACTGCAAGAGTGTGAGACGCTGGCTCGTACTTTGAGGCGAACCGTTCGGGCTGAACCAAGACAATCTGACCCGGCGACGCTTTGAGCAGTTTGGCCACCTCGGAGCTGAAGGTGTGAAGGAAGGTGAAGTCTTCCCTCAGCGCATTAGCTGCCAAAAAAGAaggcaaagaaaaacagcagccGGGTCACGCGCACGCACGGCAAACGTTAACCACGTTGCACACACACCACCCGGGCCACTTACAAGCTTCGGTGTAGAGCGCGTAGGCGGCGTCCTCGTCGCTGGAGAACACGCCGACTATGACGGCGTCGTCGCCGTCCTTGATTAGCTCCTGCACTTGTTTCACCGCCTGGACCTGCTTGGAGGGAGGCCCTGCCTGTACGGCCATGTAGTCAACGATGCCTAGAGAGAGGATCAAAAGtgatgaacacaaacaacaagtaAAATGTATTCGTATACAAAAAGGGAGGTCAGGTAGCGTTGGCCTACCGCGGTGCTCTCTGGGTCCGTTGTACTCAAACACTTTGCCCTTCCTGAAGATCTTGATGGAGGGAAAGCCCGTAACTTCAAAGCGGGAGGCGAGCTCGTTCTCCACGGTGGCGTCCACCTTGGCCAGCGGAATGGGAGGCGAGCGCAGGCTCAACTCCTTGGCTGCCTTCTCGTACTCCGGAGCCAAACTCTTACAGTGTCCGCACCTGAGGAAAGGAGATGCACAACAGCCAAATCATCAACATGGGTTTTATTCTGAAGTCTCCACCGCGACTGTCAACTGTGTCCCTTTTCTCGCCCCAAAGGAAGTGCCATTAACAGCGCAAACTAGACACTCCGCACTGACCATGGAGCGTAGAACTCCACCAGGATGATGTCAGCGTTGTTAACCGTTTCGTCAAAGTTGTCCTTGGTGAGCACCAGTGTCGCCTCAGGAGGGGGCTTCCAGTCTGGCTGAGCCACCTCTTTCACTCGGTCCACGATAGCTgcagaaaatgtatatttaaaaagagaaaaaaagaaaacacattaaaaaaaagacatcaataAAAAAGGGGTCCAGATGGTTTGAAAGGGTCGGCGATGAGGATTCATAGATGTTCCTACCCTTCTCTGTTCTCGCGCCGTCGTAATCCACAGGCTGCCCGTTTTTAATGATCTTGATGGTGGGGTACCCAGTCACTTCGAACCTGCCCGCTACCTCCTTGGCTACCGTTGCATCCACCTTGGCAACAGGTATGGGCGGGTCATTCTCCTTAAGAGTTTGGGCAATTTTTTCATACTCCGGAGCAAACTGTTTACAGTGGCCACACCTGAAAAGAAAGgacaccaaaaataaaaataggaaaaGTTAAGCGGGGATATGGAAAGTAAGCCGCACGTTGTGACGTCCATGTGAATACGAGAAGGTCCAGGAGGACAGACGCACCATGGGGCATAAAACTCCACCAGCACCGTGTCTTTGTCTGCCATGAAAGCGTCGTAGTTGCTGTCGGTGAAGATCAGCACCCCGTTCTCTTCTTTCACCTCCGTGCTTCCATcatctccctgctcctcttcctcctcatacTCATCGTCACTGTCTTCTTCCTCAGCATCCTTCTTGTCCTCTTTAACATCTTAATCATAACGAATGGGAGCAAGTGGAGGAATAGTTTTAGCTTTAGtttgaacacaaacacgcagcaaACGATGAACGCATGTTTCCCGTTTGCAAAAGAGGTTGACTGCACACAAACCACGTGACGCCACAGCAGAGGCGCTAACGTTACTTAGGATTGCGAACACTCACATTGGTGCACGTGGAGGTTCTGATGACGTTAACGTCAGCTCACCTGTGCCGTTAGCTTCGCCGCTAACAGCGCTGGCAGATTAGCCAATCAGTAACTTAGCTGCCTTAGCTAGTTCGCGTCACAATAACGGgcaggaaacacacagaaaaaacggTATCGCTGAATAACTCGCCGGGTTCTAGTTACACGTAAGgttgtaaataataataataaattaacaaaaactTCCCCAACTTACCTTCTTCACATCGGCTGAGAGTTGCAAAATGCGCGACGCCGAgcaacaccagcagcagcagggcaaCCTTCTTCATTGTGTTAATGTGACGCGGCCCGTTAACAGCCAAGCGCTAAATACTTGAGCTAACACCGCTGATGAATATCATCAAAGCTCTATGGGCTTAATGGGCGCGCTGTCCGGATCAATACTGACGTATATGGCTGTAAAAGGCAGCGGCTTGCGGTTTCATACAAACTAATCACTGCCGGAACCAGGTTCCCCACCTCCCCTGTCTGCAACTTGTCTGACTTGCCACGCCGTGAttggtcctcctcctcggctgtCCCCCAATCAGGAATCGCCACTCAATTGCATGTTGGGGGAATCCTATTGGATGCGCGTATCGATCGTTTCCTTAGGCACGTCTTGGAACGCGTCCATGCGGACACGGGGGTAAAGAGACTACCACTTTATAACGTGTGCTATATTGAATGATAGTTTGAGGGAAACTTTGAGTAACGACACATTTTCACCTCGTAGGATGCACAAACTTGTGCAACTTAAATGTGACTTTAATCATTAATATGGATTGACAGGTTCAGTTAAAGGATCTCTTTATGTGATGTACAACTCAATGATAACATATCTGTCAGCTCTTATCATGGGCAAAGCATAGCTGGAATAcatgtattattacatttacatcAACTACACTCAATTATAAAGTAACAAATAGTGATACCGTTTTTGCATCAATGACATTAGGTAGGTTCAGGTAATATTATCATCTGCTAATTAAAGCGGTGAATAACAACGATTGGCACACAGTAaaaaatattatacatatataatatatgtattattatattaagaaATACTTTTTTCAATCGCTTGCTGTGCCCCATCCACAACTGTTCTCTCAATAAGAAGCCTCCTGTTTACCTGGCTCTACACTCCCAGGCTCCTGGTGGACTAGAACCTCTACCACCATCTCTGCATATGTGGCCTGTGTTTGTATCAAGCAGctcctttcatttgttttggtcCCTTTGTTAACTCGCTTCTCCGGAACATCTTTTGCCCAAGCGCTGATGCATGATGTTGACTCTGAGGTGGAGGGGTAGTTTTGTGCCTCTAAATATGCATGAAGCCCTCTGGCCTTTGGGTTTTCTTTGGCCATGGTTTCAGATCCTAGTGAAGCATGCCGTTCCACAGCATCGTCTGAGGAGGAATGCTCTCCCCTCTGTTCAAGCTTGGACCTGGTAAAGTAATGtcacacaggaaaaacatcAGCCATCTTTCttgaaaatgtacatatttcCAGTTAACTGTGATTTATGATATTCAAATGTTGCGTAAGAAAGGGGCATAACCTAAGTAGACCATTACTGTtattacctgagcaggtgagatgcTGCCAAGGCCTCTCCATGGCCAATGACAGCTGTGTTACCACTCAGATACTCctgtttaaaataatgtatagTATGTGAGAGCAACTTCGTACAGTATATGGGTGCATAcactgcatgtatgtgtgtctttttttcacgaTCTTTGTGTCTGGCTCACCTGTGCGTCCAAGTTGGAGGCCTCTTGTGGGATGACGGGACTGTCCTCCTCCCTGGGGTGCTGGGCTTTAGAGGGCAGAGTGCGGTGCAGACTGTCTGAGAAGGCATCCAGTCTGAACAGTAGTTCATCTACTAAGCTTTCAAACTCTTCAAAGTAGTAAGTCTGAAAAAAAGAGGGCATGGTTGATGTTAACTTGACAAATATGATCAGGTGGTGCAATATGTAATATTTAAGATAGGATAAGAGGCTACAGGACTTACaggaaatgtttcttttttgaaaatgatACATAGGTaaagcattttctcaataaaagTAATTGAGTTCGATAATtgtgatgaaattgcactttcttgtttcttgttcttctgagtttgtatccttatggttcatcagctaaatgacatgtaatgtaatctaatgTAACAGTTAACGTGACACTTTTTTCAAGTTTTTCTCCCACCTTCCCTTCCAGAGGATTTTCCTGCCATGCGTGTCTACGCTTCCCAACAAGATCAAAGGCCGCGTGTCTGATGTAGTCGGCGAATTCCGCTACGGTGAAGACATTCCCCCAGTTTGTCCATCTTTTGGCTCTTCTGACCAATGAGAACACCAAACCCATCACCTACGAGAAAGACAGATGGCTGGTCATCACTGACAGATTTCTACATCTTCCACTTGCAATCATTACCAAAGGAAAAAACTAAAAGTTATATATTTACCACTGCTCTCCACACAAGAGAGGAAAGACAGAGAACTCCACCATAAAGGACATGACTACCCGAGAGACCAAGGCCCCGTGGGGCCCCGAAGCCCCCGCAGCAACAGAGCAGGGTCCGGAGGGAGCGCGGAAGTGAGCTGAAGGCCCAGTGTCTGTGTACCAACAGGAGACTCCCAACGCAGGACAGCGCCACCATCAGGATAAGACCCGCAATCTAGAACGGAAGATTGGgaccttctttttttgtcttttcagagtTTAGTGGGCTTGCATCCTGACCGTTTTGTGAGAAATACCCATGTAAACAAGTTGAAGAGGGTGGAAATTTAGGAATGAGATGCACACAAATTGCCTAAATAATTTCTGGTCATTTTTCCAGTCCAACTGGACAGGAGTGCAACATATTAATAGGACTCTCGTTATGTTATCCCTGTCAAAAGAAGGATGTCATATTCTAGTACACATTAAGGCAAAATGTGGACTACCATGTGACGGTTTTATTATAGTTCCCTACAAACAGCATTCTATCTGATGACACAGTTGTACATATTTTCAAGTCGGTGACCTCTCAGCCAtcgtttaaaaaacacattgccaATTGGAATGAACACCTTTCCTAACGGGTGGGAATTCAACAATGAGTGTACCGTCGGCCAGAGAAGGCTGGAGGGCGAGCAGGGGAGGAGCGTCCCAGAGGATGTGGAGGTCACAGTCACAGCCTTCGTGGTGAGGAGAAGGAGCGTAATGCCACGCAGAGTACGAATgtcctgcagagacaaagaacTTCTTGATCATcgctgttatttttttaaaccctcaTTATAATCTCTACAGGGACTTCTCTATCTGTAATTGTAATTTAtcacatttaatttatattaactACTCAGAATTATCTCTTTAAACACaaggttatttttattttcctgtaaTGAAGTGGAGCAGGGTAGGCGGTGAACTGCTTTCTTAACACTAAATATTTCTTTtccttgtctctttgtctcactTGTTCCACGGTAGCCAGGAGGGTGACGTCAACGTGTCCCCTGTAgttgtgtctctgcagcagctccacaacCTCCAAGAGAATGATCGAGCGATAGATGCAATAAACATAGTGCAGGGAGGAAACTGTCAGCAAACTGACCTGAAAAAAGAGACGGAAAGAAAGTGAGGCGTAAAAGTATAATCGTGTACATTTTACACCGATGTGTGCTTTGACCGCCAAACTTCACAGGTATGTTGGTTTAAGAGCCACAGGTCACTTTACCCTTCAAGCTCGGTCATTGTGATCTTGTTTGCACTGGTTTTGGGGCCGAgtccgtgtgtatgtgtgtgcctgtgcagcTTTGAGCTGTGAGCCTATAAGTCttaatattttgtgttattattgtGTCGATAgttgcagtttgtgtgtgtgtgtgtgtgtatgtgtgtgtgtgtgtgtgtgtgtgtgtgtggttatgcATACGTGGAAGACTCACCTCCAGACAGTTAAAAGGTGTCCTCCAGTATCTCATCAGGCCTTGCTGCCCTATTGCGTACACGTGATCCCAGAATTGCAGCAGGGAGAAGACAaggaagaggagctggagaggagggaaaaaacacatgAGGAACCCCAAAAGCCAGGTTTGGTATCTTCCTTGCAAACATTTTGCTTCATATGTGGAAATTTGCATTACATCCTGGCAGGAATCCACAAATGAAATGCcctgattaaaaaacaaaaaacatcagaaaataATGATGGGCAGTCTTGGTCTTGGCTGTTAGCATCAATTAGCGGTGATCACTAAAATTTTGTATTGTTGGTTGTTCATGTTCATTATTAGATTAGATCGATGATAAACATCGTTAATCTAAtgttattagtattagtattattcaGTATatcgttgtgttgtgtttttcctttgaaaaaCTACTCGATTAACAATAGTTTTGATTTGTATCCATAGACTCAGCTCCTTTAGCTGTTTAGCGTCTTCATGATGGTTTTGAAGACGAGTATTTTTCACGGAAGAAAAGTCATTttcgcatttttttttttacctggcaCACCATGACAACATAGTCCCACGCAGCCGGAGTGTGATGCACTCTAACTGACTGGATATCAACAGAGGGCAGCAGAACACCGGTGGGGTTCTGCTCAGAGAGCACCGTCACACTGGTGAACAAGTTGGGCGCCGGGCTAAACAAGGTGAAGTGGACAGAGACAGACTGTCTGCAAAGCCAGCCCTCTGAATGCAGGAGCCTCAGTTTGGACGCAGCATCCGACCTGCAGCGGAGAAGACGACAACTGAATGGTGATGGTGACGATATCAAAGAAAATCCAGTCAGAGGAGATCGTATTAGGAAAAACTTGAATGATCATTTGTGCTGCGGGGCCGTTTCTTACTTTGTGTGGCCTAAGCCAACAGTGGTACTTGGTCCCAAGTAGCAGTCCAAGTGACCACGTGTCCTTGGAGGGCTTGCCTTAGGAAAAGAAAtcataaatcaaataaaacacttCTAGTAACACAATGGTTGCTTTAAGAAATATACAGTCAATAAATAATTCATCTCTAAATATAATGAATTCTAAATCTTGAAAGATGTTAAAAATAATCACTGGACTACAAGAGTATATTTAGGAGAAACTGCACTCTACAGTGGGAGTTGGTATAGTAAAAATCTGTCttaaattagattagattagacaAATTAGTTGCTTGACAGTATTGCACTGGATGACTGAAGAAATATATGTTTGCTTTATAGATTTTATATTGTTTAGGTTTTATGGAAAACTATTAACTATTTTCTCAATGGGTGCCAAATCTCATTATTGTCCCCCTTTAACATATTTTCTGCTTATCCAAAAGAAAATCATCACTAAACTAACTAAAATATGAGCACATGAATTGTTTTGTGAACTTAAATAATATCAGTAGTAGCAATATTGTAACCGCTTGTCTCCTCTTGTTACCTACCTGGCCATGAAATGAGTTGGACATCTCTGTCTTCCTCAGGATCGGCTCTCCAATCAACATGTGTGACTGTTGGTGAATATTCGGTGCAGTTTAATTATGATGAATTTGAGATGGATCAAAATTTTCCTCAAAAGTACATTTCTTCAGTGGGTTTTAGCGACCTGCATGTACTGTGATACTTCCATGGAGTAGTGAGTGACAGCAGAACCTTTGTGGCTTACCTCGGTCCTGGTGGATGCATTCTTGTACAGTAAACCAAGGAGACGGCCCTGTGCCCACTTCCACCAGTGCTCAGGCTTTTGTATGGACATAAATGCATCATCGCCACTGTTGCAAGATGAAGTGAGATGTTTGAGTGTGTCAGACCGCAACAAGTACAAAGAAACAgacagcatgtgtgtgcatgttaccTTATAAACCATTTCTTTACAGCTTTATTGAGGTGGGAATGATCAGTGGATGAGGTCCCATAACTTATGCACAGCATCAGGAGAAGCATGCAGCCACAGAGTGACACCTCCCTGgatggaaagaaaagaggagctCATTCCTTTCACAGCTTGGATTCTTatacccacaaacacacacacacacatacgcgtgTGCATACCTGAGAGTATTATGGAGAAGTGTCTCCCTTCTCTTCTTGCCACAGGTTTTCCTCAGCTCTGCCGCAGTCGGCGGGCGCACTCGACGGAGGTAGCGGGCTCGCCGACGATCTCCAAGCAGCTGATTGATCAGAGTAAGGAACTGCGTGTTTTAATAGAAGCGAGTAGATGGGAAACGGATAGAGCGGTCTGGTCACCACCTTCTCCAGGTACGAGCATCTCTCTTGTGGAAAGGCAGGTGCGCCGACCTGCTCTGCTGGTTGCTGAGCGCCGTTGCAGTTCCACAAATTTGCAGTGTTCTTTTCAATATCTCTGACACTGGAGAAGCCGTGAAGGTCGGATCTTTTCCTGTGCCAAAAGGAAACGGCCACTGCTGCTGTAATAATCTGCGGAAGGAAAGTAACATGGTTTTATGTGCAAAGGAAAAAGTACTTACGagttaattgcatttttttcccatttcattctacttttttattttattttttgtgaaatATAGTTTAAAAGAGTTTACTGGAATTGCTTTACCACAGCTGGTTGGATGAAAAAGATGCAAAACAtcagggagaagaaaagagagtgTATCCAAAGCAGAACCTTGCTGCTgttgaacctgactcacaaaaaggcaaaaacataCATCAACTTCACTCAGAGACAAACACCTATAATGTGTACACTTCATAAGTTAATTATCGAATGCCGTCACAGATATTCTACCTCAGTCCAAGCACTGCAGAAAGCACGAGGCAGAAGAGGGACAACAGCAGACAAAGGCTCCAGGCCACATAATGAGACCACTGAGGTAGCGGCGTCGATGCGCTCCCTTCCAGACTGTGTTCTGCAGGCCACACTGCCTGCCGATGGCAGTCTTCCTCGTAGCCGCAGTCCGACAAAAGCTTCCCTTGATGTTCCTCGTCCTTCTGAAAGGCAAGTCTTGCATCCCCGGAACTGGACAAAAGAGCCCTCTGGGATCCAGGAAACCTGCTGTTTCCACTTAAAATATCCAACTCTTTTCCTCGGAGTGCTCCATCAAGATTTCTCCTCTCTGTAATCAGCAACACATTTTGAAGCGATGGTCTTGTGTCGTTCTTAACTCCAACAGAGTCCTCCTTTCTTGGGACTACATCGGATTGGATTACAGGTTTATtacctgtgcttttattttccagAATGGTGGTGGACGCTGGCAGCAATTCTGTGCCCTTCAAACACAAGGAGAATGGTCAGATGGGCATGAAACATGCGAGAATAAAacgagaaaagagaaaacaaggaaaggagaaaaaaaaggtgtaacCTGGTATTTGTTCGTCCAGGTTTCCTGAGCCCACTGCTGAAGACTGTTCCAATACAGCTGGGGCTCGAATATACTGTCATGTAACAAAAGGGCATCTGTGAGGAGACAAGAAAAGAGCTTACAGAAAAAATAAGTAGGCGTAGGCTTCAGAGGATGAGTTATTGCATACTGttgggggaaaaagaagaagatggaaattttgaaaaaaatccaTGTTCACGTTTAACTCCATCTAAGCACAAACCTCCAGGAGGGTCCTTTTCCGTCCGTCGACCCTTCGTGTGCTGGACCACCGGCCCCATCGGCTTGAGCTTGCGCAGCCGGAACAGGAAAGATGTCAAAGCTGCCGCGGGCAACGCTGCCACCACACTCAACACTCCCGTCGCCAGAGAAACGGCCGACAGGTCCACAAGGCCCAGCTCAAACGGCAACTGCTGTGATCAGAAACACCAGCGTTATGGGGAAGGCGCTTCGGATGGGTCATCCTGCACCAGGAGTCGTACTTTAACCCACCCGATCGTTCATCTTTGATAGGATTGCGGCGTTGACGCACGCGTATcccgacagcagcaggaggctcACGACGAGTCTCTGAGTGCGTGTGAACGGGTTGGGCTGGGGGCAGCTGTACAGAGACATCCAGATGTGGTAGTCGGCCAAGTAGTCCGATAGCTTGAGACAGAACATCTGCGAGTATACAGGGGGAAATCAAGGCAACATGGGAGAAAAGATTAAAAAGAGGGTTTTCCTCTAACCCAGCGTTCATACGTGTGCCTGAATGCACTACCTTCGAAAAGCTTATTCCATGAGTGCCAACTCTGAGCATTTTATCCACCCGGCCATCATCTTTGTtcacagccaa
This region includes:
- the pdia4 gene encoding protein disulfide-isomerase A4, yielding MKKVALLLLVLLGVAHFATLSRCEEDVKEDKKDAEEEDSDDEYEEEEEQGDDGSTEVKEENGVLIFTDSNYDAFMADKDTVLVEFYAPWCGHCKQFAPEYEKIAQTLKENDPPIPVAKVDATVAKEVAGRFEVTGYPTIKIIKNGQPVDYDGARTEKAIVDRVKEVAQPDWKPPPEATLVLTKDNFDETVNNADIILVEFYAPWCGHCKSLAPEYEKAAKELSLRSPPIPLAKVDATVENELASRFEVTGFPSIKIFRKGKVFEYNGPREHRGIVDYMAVQAGPPSKQVQAVKQVQELIKDGDDAVIVGVFSSDEDAAYALYTEASNALREDFTFLHTFSSEVAKLLKASPGQIVLVQPERFASKYEPASHTLAVKDSTPVSEVQEFFKKHAIPLVGHRKPSNDAKRYTKRPLVVVYYGVDFSFDYKKATQFWRSKVLEVAKDFPEYTFAIGDEEDYADELKGLGLSDSGEDVNVGILADGGKKFAMEPEEFDADVLREFVKAFKKGKLDPIIKSAPVPKNNKGPVKVVVGKTFDEIVMDKEKDVLIEFYAPWCGHCKKLEPDYLALGKKYKGEKNLVIAKMDATANDVPNERYATGGFPTIYLAPSNDKQNPIKFEGGDRTVEGFSKFLEKHSTKLSQKRDEL